A genomic segment from Thermothielavioides terrestris NRRL 8126 chromosome 4, complete sequence encodes:
- a CDS encoding carbohydrate-binding module family 50 protein (CAZy_ID 270191), whose protein sequence is MAALGSLLVLPQCALAQESSPAGTTLPDTVWNCSGWHTVAKGDSCSSIEKKYNITAKQFLAWNPSVSSDCTTNFRVDSSYCVRVGAPGPTLPGIAANCDKWHIVAAKETCLDLEKKYNITADQFFAWNPAVSRDCGTNFWAKYAYCVGIDKNVHPSSSSSTARVTKTGSTTTKSSHHSSTTTRVTTTTPYSTRNPVTSYNLTAPYTATGIPPQRTPAGQPGNCNRWHWVAMGDTCQSIVNLYGARLTEEQLHEYNPTLGDDCSGLYFGWYICIGVQPTTSVSIGWSTSPTNASIPAPTPFVPPPATVVQNFTASPLASGIPSSCQNFYEAADGDTCNTVLGIYNYITKDQFFAWNPSLKGNCNGLLRGVYYCVANYASTKSLMPPTVTAKPSPIAAGTTGNCTAWYLAVGSDDCSTIAFVLSDCSGIQDSVYYCVAVPGTPATRTAPLPTTPTGTLPTQTGVAANCTRYWLVSRDDSCDSIASAAGIAKASLVAWNPALGADCKGLTPDYYVCVSTAPITDAPTSTVTLPGDGRLPTTTTTKSDTASATTTGQPGSTPSPTMPGMVAGCVRFYYRGPDAKDLYCYDIAAAAGISLDDFIKWNPGVGSDCSSLWADTWYCIGVTGPRTTISTGKPVPVATASA, encoded by the exons ATGGCAGCGCTGGGATCGCTCCTGGTGCTGCCGCAGTGCGCGCTGGCCCAAGAGAGCTCTCCAGCCGGAACCACCCTCCCGGATACAGTCTGGAACTGTAGCGGGTGGCATACCGTGGCCAAGGGGGACAGCTGCTCATCCATCGAGAAGAAGTACAACATCACGGCCAAGCAGTTTCTGGCATGGAACCCGTCCGTGTCCTCGGACTGCACTACCAACTTCCGGGTCGACTCCTCTTACTGCGTGCGCGTTGGGGCTCCCGGACCGACGCTGCCCGGAATTGCCGCCAATTGCGACAAGTGGCACATCGTCGCGGCCAAAGAGACCTGTTTGGACCTAGAGAAGAAGTACAACATCACGGCCGACCAGTTCTTCGCATGGAACCCGGCGGTGTCGAGAGACTGCGGCACCAACTTCTGGGCGAAATACGCGTATTGT GTGGGCATAGACAAAAACGTCCATCCCAGCAGCTCTTCGAGCACTGCCCGTGTGACGAAAACAGGCAGTACCACGACTAAGAGCAGCCACCACAGCAGCACCACTACCCGAGTGACAACGACAACGCCGTATTCAACTCGCAACCCCGTCACCTCCTACAATCTGACAGCCCCTTACACGGCCACGGGTATACCTCCCCAGCGCACACCGGCTGGCCAGCCGGGAAACTGCAACAGGTGGCACTGGGTGGCCATGGGCGACACGTGTCAATCCATTGTGAACCTCTACGGAGCCCGACTTACCGAGGAGCAACT CCATGAGTACAACCCGACGCTCGGCGATGACTGCAGCGGTCTCTACTTCGGCTGGTACATCTGCATTGGCGTGCAACCCACGACGTCGGTGAGCATCGGCTGGTCGACGAGCCCGACCAATGCCTCGATCCCAGCGCCGACGCCTTTTGTCCCGCCTCCTGCCACGGTGGTGCAGAACTTCACGGCCTCGCCCCTCGCGTCAGGCATCCCATCCAGCTGCCAGAACTTTTACGAGGCAGCGGAC GGAGACACGTGCAACACGGTGCTGGGAATTTACAACTACATCACGAAGGACCAGTTCTTTGCCTGGAACCCGTCTCTGAAGGGTAACTGCAACGGCCTTTTGCGCGGCGTCTACTACTGCGTGGCCAACTATGCGTCCACCAAGAGCCTCATGCCGCCGACCGTGACGGCCAAACCGTCGCCGATCGCCGCCGGAACGACCGGAAACTGCACCGCCTGGTATCTCGCCGTGGGGAGCGACGACTGCTCGACCATCGCCTT CGTCCTGAGCGACTGCAGCGGGATCCAAGACTCGGTCTACTACTGCGTCGCGGTGCCGGGGACGCCGGCCACGCGcaccgcgccgctgccgaccaCGCCGACCGGCACGCTGCCCACACAGACCGGCGTGGCCGCCAACTGCACGCGGTACTGGCTCGTGTCGCGCGACGACTCGTGCGACTCGatcgcgtcggccgcgggcatcgccaaggccagcCTCGTCGCCTGGAACCCGGCCCTGGGCGCCGACTGCAAGGGGCTCACGCCCGACTACTACGTGTGCGTGTCCACGGCGCCGATCACGGACGCGCCCACCTCGACTGTCACGCTGCCCGGCGACGGGCGCCTcccgaccacgacgacgacgaagtcGGACACTGcatcggcgacgacgactgGCCAGCCCggctcgacgccgtcgccgaccatGCCCGGCATGGTGGCCGGCTGCGTGCGGTTCTACTACCGCGGCCCGGACGCCAAGGATCTGTACTGCTATGACattgccgcggcggcgggtatCTCGCTGGA CGACTTCATCAAGTGGAATCCGGGCGTCGGCAGCGACTGCTCGAGTCTGTGGGCCGACACGTGGTACTGCATCGGCGTGACGGGGCCGCGGACCACCATCTCTACCGGGAAGCCCGTGCCggtggcgacggcgtcggcgtag
- a CDS encoding glycoside hydrolase family 18 protein (CAZy_ID 269704), which translates to MKASLGCTLLWLGLAVAASSYEEEFMSQALRSKRGQLLIRDDSDDGKCSKKKPCKSGCCGPLDDTGVGICGTGPKFCGKGCTSSCDYKSECDPGWGMQWSNSSKCPLNVCCSQYGFCGTTDQYCQGKVVSVPQCDPNKNSSHARTIGYYEGWNWQRPCGTMKPSQIPIGYYSHVYFAFSLANPHTFRLEPMDSKTGTLYDGVAELKMRQPSLEVWIAVGGWAMNDPGPHRTTFSDIAKSEKAQDEFFESLITFMMANNYDGVDIDWEYPVADDRGGTEADFKNYVTMIKRLRQRLNQLGVPKGLSITLPASYWYLRGFDIINLEPHVDFFNVMTYDIHGVWDANIPSLGPYAHAHTNLTEIEEALKLLWRNNINPERVNLGLGFYGRSFTMKDPGCMAAGCEYKSAGKGGNCTGTPGVLSAHEITQIIKGGAKVTRDNAAAVEIVTWDKNQWVSWDSTETLAMKVKYANERCLGGVMVWAIDLDDGTLINSLADTGRPTYDYISNLPWMTGCFGSELPDWAFLNDTDTDD; encoded by the exons ATGAAGGCCTCTCTGGGATGTACGTTGCTCTGgctcggcctggccgtcgcAGCCAGCAGTTATGAAGAGGAGTTCATGTCCCAGGCCCTCCGGAGCAAACGCGGCCAGCTATTGATACGCGACGACTCTGATGACGGCAAGTGCTCCAAGAAAAAGCCGTGCAAGAGCGGGTGTTGCGGCCCGCT GGACGACACGGGAGTCGGCATCTGCGGCACGGGGCCCAAGTTCTGCGGCAAAGGCTGCACCTCGTCGTGCGACTACAAGAGCGAGTGCGACCCGGGCTGGGGCATGCAGTGGTCCAACTCGTCGAAATGCCCGCTCAACGTGTGCTGCAGCCAGTACGGCTTCTGCGGTACAACGGACCAATACTGCCAGGGCAAGGTTGTGTCGGTGCCTCAGTGCGACCCGAACAAGAACAGCTCCCATGCCCGGACCATCGGCTACTACGAAGGCTGGAACTGGCAGCGCCCCTGCGGGACCATGAAGCCGTCCCAGATCCCGATCGGGTACTACAGTCACGTCTACTTTGCTTTCTCCCTCGCCAACCCCCACACCTTCCGGCTGGAACCCATGGACTCGAAGACGGGCACGCTGTACGACGGCGTGGCCGAGCTGAAGATGCGCCAGCCCAGCCTGGAGGTGTGGATCGCCGTCGGGGGCTGGGCCATGAACGACCCGGGCCCGCACCGGACCACCTTCTCAGACATTGCGAAATCCGAGAAGGCCCAGGACGAGTTCTTCGAGTCGCTGATCACCTTCATGATGGCCAACAACTACGACGGCGTGGACATCGACTGGGAGTACCCCGTGGCCGACGATCGCGGCGGCACCGAGGCGGACTTCAAGAACTACGTTACCATGATCAAGCGCCTGCGCCAGCGTCTCAACCAGCTCGGCGTTCCCAAGGGCCTGTCCATCACGCTGCCTGCGTCGTACTGGTACCTGCGCGGGTTCGACATCATCAACCTGGAGCCCCATGTTGACTTTTTCAATGTCATGACCTACGATATCC ACGGCGTCTGGGACGCAAACATTCCCTCTCTCGGGCCGTACGCCCACGCGCACACGAACCTGaccgagatcgaggaggcgctcaagCTGCTCTGGCGCAACAACATCAACCCGGAGCGGGTCAACCTGGGGCTGGGCTTCTACGGGCGCAGCTTCACCATGAAGGACCCGGGCTGCATGGCGGCCGGGTGCGAGTACAAGAGCGCGGGCAAGGGCGGCAACTGCACGGGCACCCCGGGCGTGCTGTCGGCGCACGAGATCACGCAGATCATCAAGGGCGGCGCCAAGGTGACGCGCgacaacgccgccgccgtcgagatCGTCACCTGGGACAAGAACCAGTGGGTCTCGTGGGACAGCACCGAGACGCTGGCCATGAAGGTCAAGTACGCCAACGAGCgctgcctcggcggcgtcatgGTCTGGGccatcgacctcgacgacggcacGCTGATCAATTCGCTGGCCGACACCGGCCGGCCCACCTACGACTACATCTCGAACCTGCCGTGGATGACGGGCTGTTTCGGGTCCGAGTTGCCCGACTGGGCGTTTTTGAATGACACGGACACGGATGACTAG